A genomic window from Halobaculum sp. MBLA0147 includes:
- a CDS encoding Lrp/AsnC family transcriptional regulator: MTEQTDDVDEAILYALQDDARNTSSSDIADLAGTSGSTVRKRIQRLERDGVIKGYSADVDYQESGYPLRMLLYCTASIPDRGDLVPEILAIDGVVSVQELVTGEQNLLVTAVGESDSDITPVAQELLDLGLTVADEVLVRSHETTPFGEFAPESEEGDDGEV; encoded by the coding sequence ATGACCGAGCAGACCGATGACGTCGACGAGGCGATTCTGTACGCGCTCCAGGACGACGCTCGGAACACGTCGTCCAGCGACATCGCCGACCTGGCGGGGACGTCGGGGAGTACCGTCCGCAAGCGGATCCAGCGACTCGAGCGAGACGGCGTGATCAAAGGGTACAGTGCAGACGTCGACTATCAGGAGTCCGGGTACCCTCTCCGGATGTTGCTCTACTGCACCGCGTCGATTCCGGATCGAGGCGACCTCGTCCCGGAGATTCTCGCCATCGACGGGGTCGTGTCGGTCCAAGAGTTGGTCACCGGCGAGCAGAATCTCCTCGTGACCGCCGTCGGCGAGTCGGACAGCGACATCACGCCGGTCGCACAGGAACTGTTGGACTTGGGGCTCACCGTCGCCGACGAGGTGCTCGTCCGGAGTCACGAGACGACACCCTTCGGAGAGTTCGCTCCAGAGAGTGAGGAGGGAGACGACGGTGAGGTGTGA
- a CDS encoding universal stress protein — MIERVLVAVDGSEMGERALRHALAAHPDATVTVLTVVGEPSAMFGQATAIALADDVEESTEKYARPVFERAREVAAERGAEIQTAVDVGHPARVILDRAGAFDALVIGSHGGSLADRLIVGNTAETVVRRSPVPVTVVR, encoded by the coding sequence ATGATCGAACGTGTTCTCGTCGCCGTCGACGGGTCGGAGATGGGCGAGCGGGCACTCCGGCACGCACTAGCGGCACACCCGGACGCGACGGTGACCGTCCTGACCGTCGTCGGTGAGCCGTCGGCGATGTTCGGGCAGGCAACTGCGATCGCGCTCGCGGACGACGTCGAAGAGTCGACCGAAAAGTACGCCCGGCCGGTGTTCGAGCGTGCCAGAGAGGTCGCCGCCGAACGCGGCGCCGAGATCCAGACGGCGGTGGACGTTGGACACCCGGCACGGGTGATCCTCGACCGAGCGGGGGCGTTCGACGCACTCGTGATCGGGAGCCACGGTGGCTCGCTCGCGGACCGACTGATCGTCGGGAACACAGCCGAGACCGTCGTCCGTCGGTCGCCAGTCCCCGTGACGGTCGTCAGGTGA
- a CDS encoding low molecular weight phosphatase family protein has translation MTDNDDSDPTRIAFMCVQNAGRSQMSTAFAEQERERRGLDDRIEILTGGTDPADHVHEEVVTVMEEEGLDLSDRTPREITIAELRSCDYVATMGCSTLDVGDVGGAVDVRDWGLDDPDGRDLDDVRAIRDEIERRVADLFDEITES, from the coding sequence ATGACTGACAACGACGATTCCGACCCGACTCGTATCGCTTTCATGTGCGTCCAGAACGCTGGTCGCTCCCAGATGTCCACAGCCTTCGCGGAACAGGAGCGAGAGCGACGTGGTCTCGACGATCGTATCGAGATTCTGACCGGCGGCACCGATCCGGCAGACCACGTTCACGAGGAGGTAGTGACTGTGATGGAGGAGGAGGGGCTCGACCTGTCCGACCGGACTCCGCGAGAGATCACGATCGCGGAACTCCGATCCTGTGACTACGTCGCGACGATGGGCTGTTCGACGCTCGATGTCGGTGACGTGGGTGGGGCTGTCGACGTGCGTGACTGGGGACTGGACGACCCCGACGGTCGAGACCTCGACGATGTCCGTGCAATTCGTGACGAGATCGAACGGCGGGTTGCCGACCTGTTCGACGAGATCACCGAATCCTGA
- a CDS encoding low molecular weight phosphatase family protein has product MSGHSDSRDPLRVAFVCEENAGRSQIAAAAVAEVQVRVQDRPEIEIVSGGTNPAEAIHPPVERVMEGKGYDLSARSPTRLTDTALETCDVVVLMGHSSMVEDLPAGVVVRDWGFIDPADSDIETVGAISTEIEQRVIELIDDLPTNPTSKQELHRSND; this is encoded by the coding sequence ATGTCAGGCCACTCCGACAGTCGTGACCCGCTTCGTGTCGCATTCGTCTGTGAGGAGAACGCCGGACGGAGTCAGATCGCGGCGGCGGCGGTCGCCGAAGTGCAGGTCCGAGTCCAAGACCGGCCAGAGATCGAGATCGTCAGTGGCGGGACGAACCCTGCGGAGGCGATCCACCCTCCAGTCGAGCGTGTGATGGAGGGGAAAGGGTACGATCTGTCGGCACGATCACCGACCCGGCTCACCGACACGGCGCTCGAGACGTGTGATGTAGTCGTCCTGATGGGACATTCGTCGATGGTGGAAGACCTGCCAGCTGGCGTCGTCGTACGCGACTGGGGATTCATCGACCCAGCTGACAGCGACATCGAGACAGTGGGGGCGATCAGTACAGAAATCGAACAGCGGGTGATCGAATTGATCGACGACCTACCGACCAATCCAACCTCGAAGCAGGAACTTCACCGATCCAATGACTGA
- the arsB gene encoding ACR3 family arsenite efflux transporter, which produces MSNVDAHDHGSNCDCESCGDPRSMDFLDKYLTVWIFGAMAVGVGLGFLAPSVTRPIQDLYLVEIGLVVMMYPPLAKADYSQLRTVFSNWRVLGLSLVQNWLIGPTLMFGLAVIFFSGLVPGLPARPEFFLGLVFIGMARCIAMVLVWNELAEGSTEYVTGLVAFNSLFQIVTYGVYVWFFGVFLPPLLGMESLVAGITTFDITPMQVFEAIVVFLGIPFAGGLLSRYVGTRINGETWYDEEFVPKIDPLTLVALLFTVIVMFATQGENIVASPGDVLLIAVPLTIYFVVMFFVSFGMGRGIGADYSTTTAIGFTAASNNFELAIAVAVAVFGVGSGVAFTTVVGPLIEVPVLLALVNVALYFQRTFEWGSGTSDQPPSPNSEPALDDD; this is translated from the coding sequence ATGAGTAACGTCGATGCCCACGACCACGGGTCGAACTGCGACTGTGAGAGTTGTGGCGACCCGCGGTCGATGGACTTCCTCGACAAGTATCTCACCGTCTGGATCTTCGGGGCGATGGCGGTCGGTGTCGGTCTGGGGTTCCTCGCACCGTCGGTCACTCGACCGATCCAGGACCTCTACTTGGTCGAGATCGGTCTCGTCGTGATGATGTACCCACCGTTGGCGAAGGCCGACTACTCACAACTCCGCACCGTGTTCAGTAACTGGCGCGTGCTGGGCCTGAGTCTCGTCCAGAACTGGCTCATCGGCCCGACGCTGATGTTCGGGCTGGCCGTGATCTTCTTCAGTGGGCTCGTCCCGGGACTGCCGGCGCGCCCCGAGTTCTTCCTCGGACTGGTGTTCATCGGGATGGCGCGGTGTATCGCGATGGTGCTCGTCTGGAACGAACTCGCAGAGGGGTCGACCGAGTACGTCACCGGACTGGTCGCGTTCAACAGCCTGTTCCAGATCGTCACCTACGGTGTGTACGTCTGGTTCTTCGGGGTGTTCCTGCCGCCACTGCTCGGGATGGAGTCGCTCGTCGCAGGGATCACTACGTTCGACATCACGCCGATGCAGGTGTTCGAGGCGATCGTAGTCTTCCTCGGGATTCCGTTCGCGGGCGGACTCCTGAGCCGCTACGTCGGGACGCGGATCAACGGCGAGACGTGGTACGACGAGGAGTTCGTCCCGAAGATCGACCCGTTGACGCTCGTCGCGCTGCTGTTCACGGTGATCGTGATGTTCGCCACGCAGGGGGAGAACATCGTCGCCTCGCCGGGTGACGTACTCTTGATCGCGGTGCCGCTGACGATCTACTTCGTCGTCATGTTCTTCGTGAGCTTCGGGATGGGTCGCGGAATCGGTGCTGACTACTCGACCACGACGGCGATCGGATTCACGGCAGCGTCGAACAACTTCGAGTTGGCAATCGCGGTGGCCGTGGCAGTGTTCGGTGTCGGCTCGGGTGTCGCATTCACGACGGTCGTCGGCCCGCTAATCGAGGTGCCGGTTCTGCTCGCGTTGGTCAACGTCGCGTTGTACTTCCAGCGGACGTTCGAGTGGGGGAGTGGAACGAGTGACCAGCCTCCGTCACCGAACTCGGAACCGGCACTGGACGACGATTGA
- a CDS encoding ArsR/SmtB family transcription factor, protein MAQTTERLRRYLDDELEECRNEDVERRLDELGTLEATLGTAQLNAEVGVLSALSNETRYTLVRVLVAAGEELCVCELNAVVDVTESGLSHALSKLVDAGLVDDRKDGRWKKYRATNRAVALVTVLDGSVDE, encoded by the coding sequence ATGGCACAAACCACAGAACGGCTTCGTCGCTACCTCGACGACGAACTCGAGGAGTGTCGCAACGAGGACGTCGAGCGCCGCCTCGACGAGCTCGGCACCCTCGAAGCGACACTCGGGACGGCGCAGTTGAACGCCGAAGTGGGTGTACTTTCGGCACTCTCCAACGAGACACGATACACGCTGGTCCGTGTCCTCGTCGCGGCTGGCGAGGAACTCTGTGTCTGTGAATTGAACGCGGTCGTCGACGTGACCGAGAGCGGGCTCAGCCACGCGCTCTCGAAACTCGTCGACGCGGGACTCGTCGATGATCGCAAAGATGGCCGTTGGAAGAAGTACCGTGCGACGAACCGAGCCGTGGCACTCGTCACCGTTCTCGATGGGAGTGTAGATGAGTAA
- a CDS encoding aryl sulfotransferase, translating to MITVATNPVFGTDDPGYSPETTVSGPTVVTGTALVVVEGDGTVSYRETVRDEYWDVDPITGSDDVIVSTVVNSPESLDCTNCVRQRIEQIDPETGARTVLYSEVTPGRRNTEWHDVDRINETHYLVADIVQQEVEIVDTSTDTTTWEWSAYTTLAPDSGGSFTGDWTHLNDVELVRDGRYVTASLRNHDRVIFVNRSSGRVNESLSLGADDAHSTLYEQHNADYVPEERGGPALIVADSNNDRIVEFQRVDGTWTESWVWRDERLKWPRDADRLPNGHTLVTDTNGNRVLQIDTRGTVVWSISTAIDVYEAERLSTPDESANGEAAVELGLRSRTADPETPVEHAQSRVESVLGPRIVNGLVWVTPRWMRIPESFTLLVSVLSALVLAGYELAGRCSAARRRLSSLRDDD from the coding sequence GTGATAACAGTCGCTACGAATCCGGTGTTCGGTACCGACGATCCCGGCTACTCACCCGAGACTACTGTGTCCGGTCCGACGGTCGTCACTGGCACAGCACTCGTCGTGGTCGAGGGGGACGGGACCGTATCGTACCGTGAGACGGTCCGCGACGAGTACTGGGACGTCGATCCGATCACTGGTAGCGACGACGTGATCGTCTCGACGGTGGTGAATAGCCCTGAGAGTCTCGACTGTACGAACTGTGTGCGACAGCGTATCGAGCAGATAGACCCCGAAACCGGTGCCAGAACCGTCCTCTACAGTGAGGTCACACCCGGACGACGCAATACGGAGTGGCACGATGTCGACCGTATCAACGAGACACACTATCTCGTCGCCGACATCGTCCAGCAGGAGGTGGAGATCGTCGACACCAGCACCGACACCACCACGTGGGAGTGGAGCGCGTACACCACACTGGCACCGGACAGTGGCGGCTCGTTCACCGGTGACTGGACGCACCTGAACGACGTAGAGCTCGTTCGTGACGGACGGTACGTGACCGCGAGTCTACGTAACCACGACCGAGTGATATTCGTCAACCGCTCCTCCGGACGAGTGAACGAGTCACTCTCACTGGGTGCCGACGATGCCCACTCGACGCTGTACGAGCAACACAACGCCGACTACGTCCCCGAAGAGCGGGGTGGCCCGGCGCTGATCGTGGCCGACTCGAACAACGACAGGATCGTCGAGTTCCAGCGTGTGGACGGTACCTGGACCGAGTCGTGGGTGTGGCGAGACGAGCGGCTCAAGTGGCCACGCGACGCCGACCGCCTGCCCAACGGACACACGCTCGTCACGGACACGAACGGCAACCGTGTTCTCCAGATCGATACGCGTGGGACTGTCGTCTGGTCGATCTCGACGGCGATCGACGTGTACGAGGCGGAGCGCCTCTCTACCCCCGACGAGAGTGCGAACGGCGAAGCGGCCGTCGAACTGGGTCTCCGGTCTCGGACTGCCGACCCCGAGACGCCGGTCGAACACGCCCAATCGCGAGTCGAGTCGGTGCTCGGTCCCCGCATCGTGAACGGTCTCGTCTGGGTCACACCACGGTGGATGCGTATCCCCGAGTCGTTCACACTCCTCGTGAGCGTCCTCTCGGCGCTCGTGCTCGCCGGATACGAACTCGCCGGTCGTTGTTCTGCCGCCCGACGGCGGCTATCGTCGCTTCGAGACGACGACTGA
- a CDS encoding histidine kinase N-terminal 7TM domain-containing protein, with translation MVSLFITVSLAGYGRRQYLQRARRNDLLAFVALMGALSLSLLAETFLRIATSPALKLLGFNFLNTVCIWVSSYALLWFALAYSNNTRWINRWTIGVAVATPITFGVIGTVAPEFLYEVHGLVSHGPVTVLGVTFRRWYTLDRTLKPPFLLLHLYVYVVGLLAGGVLGRYLLRRRGDVELGHAVAIVVGVGAPLVAGASLITGIVPPELSLTGVSYGVTAVAFAVATFRYRLFDVAPVGRQQLVREMPDPVVMLDDDEAVVDCNPAARAIVGAPPDWHGTAAEAFFAPLCEDTRRVVTGEADPRTISIADGETERYFTPDIAPIDNGEGVVQGRLIVLREITAQKQREQELERQNERLDQFASTVSHDLRNPLNVAQGRVTLARAEVDNDHLEAAEDAHERMATLIDDLLTFARSGTAVEETTAVELSTVARTGWQTVETSEATLEIETDRVIRADRDRTRQLLANLFRNAIEHAGPDVTVTVGPVDGGFYVCDDGPGIPEEERADVFDRGYSTSDGGTGFGLAIVDVIADAHGWTVRVVDSADGGARFEITQVAVVSA, from the coding sequence GTGGTCTCCCTGTTCATCACGGTCTCACTAGCGGGCTACGGCCGGCGCCAGTATCTGCAGCGCGCTCGGCGGAACGACCTGCTCGCGTTCGTCGCGCTGATGGGAGCACTGAGTCTGTCACTGCTCGCAGAGACTTTCCTTCGAATCGCGACATCGCCGGCGCTGAAGCTCCTCGGATTCAATTTCCTCAACACAGTCTGTATCTGGGTGTCGAGCTACGCGCTCCTCTGGTTCGCCTTGGCGTATTCGAACAACACTCGGTGGATCAACCGGTGGACGATCGGAGTCGCGGTCGCGACGCCGATCACGTTCGGTGTGATCGGAACTGTCGCCCCGGAGTTCCTGTACGAGGTCCACGGGCTCGTCAGTCACGGTCCCGTGACGGTTCTGGGGGTGACGTTTCGACGGTGGTACACGCTCGATCGAACGCTCAAGCCGCCGTTTCTACTGCTCCACCTCTACGTCTACGTAGTGGGGCTTCTCGCCGGTGGTGTGCTCGGTCGCTACCTCCTCCGACGTCGCGGGGACGTCGAGTTGGGTCACGCTGTCGCGATCGTAGTCGGAGTAGGAGCCCCGCTGGTAGCAGGCGCATCACTGATCACCGGGATCGTTCCGCCAGAGCTGAGCCTGACGGGTGTCTCGTACGGCGTCACAGCCGTGGCGTTCGCGGTGGCGACGTTCCGGTACCGACTCTTCGACGTCGCACCCGTTGGACGGCAGCAACTCGTCAGAGAGATGCCCGACCCAGTCGTCATGCTCGACGACGACGAGGCGGTCGTCGACTGCAACCCCGCCGCACGAGCGATCGTCGGTGCCCCGCCCGACTGGCACGGAACCGCTGCAGAGGCGTTCTTCGCCCCACTCTGCGAGGATACACGTCGCGTCGTCACCGGTGAAGCCGACCCCCGCACGATCAGCATCGCAGATGGCGAGACAGAGCGGTACTTCACACCCGACATCGCACCCATTGACAACGGGGAGGGAGTTGTCCAGGGTCGACTGATCGTCCTCCGAGAGATCACTGCACAAAAACAGCGGGAGCAGGAACTCGAACGCCAGAACGAACGCCTCGATCAGTTCGCCAGCACAGTCTCACACGACCTGCGGAACCCACTGAACGTTGCACAGGGCCGGGTCACGCTCGCTCGAGCGGAGGTCGACAACGACCACCTCGAGGCTGCAGAAGACGCACACGAACGGATGGCGACTCTGATCGACGACTTGCTGACCTTCGCTCGCTCGGGTACCGCGGTCGAGGAGACGACTGCCGTCGAGCTGTCGACCGTCGCACGGACAGGGTGGCAGACAGTCGAGACGTCGGAGGCGACACTCGAGATCGAGACCGATCGGGTCATCAGAGCCGATCGGGACCGGACGCGACAACTGCTGGCGAATCTCTTCCGGAACGCGATCGAACACGCCGGGCCGGATGTGACGGTCACCGTCGGTCCCGTCGACGGCGGGTTCTACGTGTGTGACGACGGTCCTGGGATTCCGGAAGAGGAGCGCGCGGACGTCTTCGACCGCGGGTACTCGACGTCGGACGGTGGAACGGGGTTCGGACTCGCGATCGTCGATGTGATCGCCGACGCACACGGGTGGACCGTCCGAGTTGTCGACAGTGCCGACGGTGGTGCCCGGTTCGAGATCACACAGGTTGCGGTCGTGTCTGCGTAG
- a CDS encoding SDR family NAD(P)-dependent oxidoreductase, producing MSRTAVVAGVGPGLGESLARKFAAEGCRVALFARSADYITDLADDLPDPGEGLAVPTDLADVAQIRDGFETVRDAFGPIDVLVNHASAASWTGLLDTSVESFEESWAVNGRGAFVCSQEAVEDMLETGGGTVIFTGATSAVRGRGGAIGFTAAKFAARGMAMDIAQEYGPDGVHVAHVVLDGQIDSPGVRERNPDRDPETFLDPDELAETYWHLVERDDPSTQPFEVHLTNGPQPSEFV from the coding sequence GTGAGCCGAACAGCAGTCGTCGCCGGCGTCGGACCGGGACTGGGCGAGTCGCTCGCACGAAAGTTCGCCGCCGAGGGGTGTCGCGTCGCACTGTTCGCCCGATCGGCGGACTACATCACGGACTTAGCGGACGACCTCCCCGATCCGGGTGAGGGGCTCGCCGTCCCGACGGATCTCGCCGACGTGGCGCAGATTCGGGACGGGTTCGAGACGGTCCGCGACGCGTTCGGCCCGATCGACGTGCTGGTGAACCACGCGAGTGCCGCCTCGTGGACGGGACTGTTGGACACGAGTGTCGAGTCGTTCGAGGAATCGTGGGCGGTCAACGGGCGTGGGGCGTTCGTCTGTTCCCAGGAGGCCGTCGAGGACATGCTCGAGACGGGCGGCGGAACGGTGATCTTCACCGGCGCGACCTCCGCGGTCCGGGGTCGCGGTGGTGCGATCGGGTTCACGGCCGCGAAGTTCGCCGCCCGCGGGATGGCGATGGACATCGCCCAAGAGTACGGCCCCGACGGCGTCCACGTCGCCCACGTCGTCCTCGACGGACAGATCGACAGTCCGGGCGTCCGCGAGCGGAACCCGGATCGCGATCCGGAGACGTTCCTCGACCCAGACGAACTCGCCGAGACGTACTGGCACCTCGTCGAACGAGACGACCCGAGTACGCAACCGTTCGAAGTCCACCTCACGAACGGCCCGCAGCCGTCCGAGTTCGTCTGA
- a CDS encoding NAD(P)H-hydrate epimerase — protein MSSDQFQTATGRQIPAVTAAEMREVDRVAVEEVGLQVLQMMENAGRALAWHVRDIGDSPVVVVAGNGGNGGGGLVCARHLANRGVTVEVILDRPAADLTGAAAHQFETLSAMDVPTHETVNDVLQSREPSVIVDALVGYGLEGALRTPASTLVDAITMAGRGETSVVSLDVPSGRNATTGNAFVPVVEPDRTVTLALPKTGLDCGVGRLFLADIGMPAVVYERAGITYDSPFEDGDWIELTPSESV, from the coding sequence GTGTCGTCCGATCAGTTCCAGACAGCCACCGGACGCCAGATTCCGGCGGTGACGGCCGCGGAGATGCGCGAGGTGGATCGTGTCGCTGTCGAGGAAGTCGGCCTCCAAGTGCTCCAGATGATGGAGAACGCCGGACGAGCTCTCGCCTGGCACGTCCGCGACATCGGTGACAGCCCGGTCGTAGTCGTCGCTGGTAATGGTGGGAACGGTGGTGGTGGACTGGTCTGCGCACGCCACTTGGCGAACCGTGGCGTGACCGTCGAGGTGATTCTCGACCGACCTGCGGCCGACCTCACCGGCGCGGCTGCCCACCAGTTCGAGACTCTCTCGGCGATGGATGTCCCCACTCACGAGACGGTCAACGACGTCCTCCAGTCGCGCGAACCGTCGGTGATCGTGGACGCACTCGTCGGGTACGGTCTCGAGGGGGCGCTGCGGACGCCGGCGAGTACACTCGTCGACGCGATCACCATGGCCGGCCGCGGGGAGACGAGCGTCGTGTCGCTGGACGTTCCCTCCGGACGGAACGCGACGACCGGGAACGCGTTCGTGCCCGTCGTCGAGCCCGATCGAACGGTGACACTCGCTCTCCCGAAGACGGGGCTCGACTGTGGTGTCGGACGACTGTTCCTCGCCGACATCGGGATGCCGGCGGTCGTGTACGAACGGGCTGGTATCACGTACGACTCGCCGTTCGAGGATGGTGACTGGATCGAACTCACACCGTCCGAGTCAGTCTGA
- a CDS encoding winged helix-turn-helix transcriptional regulator, whose translation MADSTPTPTRACDVDGTCYCPLTGVIDVLGRKYAMQLISIIGAHETLRFAEIESHLPGASSSTVSRRLDEFEEAGLLSRTQYDEIPPRVEYSLTADGREVSDRLEPLLEWAEANETES comes from the coding sequence ATGGCAGACTCGACTCCGACACCGACTCGCGCGTGTGACGTTGACGGCACCTGCTACTGCCCGTTGACGGGTGTGATCGACGTGCTCGGTCGCAAGTACGCGATGCAGTTGATCAGTATCATCGGGGCACACGAGACACTCCGGTTCGCCGAGATCGAGTCACACCTCCCAGGTGCGAGTAGTTCCACGGTCTCGAGGCGACTCGACGAGTTCGAAGAGGCCGGGCTCCTCTCGCGAACCCAGTACGACGAGATCCCGCCTCGTGTCGAGTATTCACTGACGGCAGACGGACGGGAAGTGAGCGACAGGCTCGAACCACTACTCGAGTGGGCAGAAGCGAACGAGACGGAGTCGTAA
- the merA gene encoding mercury(II) reductase: MVTTRSYDLVILGGGAAAFAALTEASRRGLSTALVNTGLPIGGTCVNVGCIPSKHLLAVGETAAASSENPFEAVQYSDDEPTVDWPTALDGTTDLVEQFRRENYVDVAEHFETDTYEGYGQLVDDTTIEVVDGADEGARITGEKLLVATGSSPREPPIDGLGEVDYYTSETILEERELPERIVMLGGGYIALEWGQILHRVGVDVTVLQRSDRVLSDTEGQLGREIQRAFEEDGIELVTRNDFQCVYAAAADGGADTVQSGVAVETIVDGTERTVTGDALFVATGVQPNSEGVGLDTVGVETDDDGTIRVDEHFQTTNPDVYAAGDVIGEPELETVAAKEGNHAVKNAFGGEGVSIDYDAVPAVVFTSPEVATVGTTEREYMDEHGTCSCRTIRMEDVPRAKTVENTDGLVQVVKHHETDEIVGVHMVGPRAADTIVEATLAVKFGLTVDDIVDTVHPFPTFSEAFKHACQAFRRDTSAMSCCVE, from the coding sequence ATGGTCACGACTCGATCGTACGACCTCGTGATCCTCGGGGGTGGTGCGGCAGCGTTCGCGGCACTCACCGAGGCGAGTCGGCGTGGACTGTCTACGGCACTGGTGAACACTGGACTCCCAATCGGTGGGACGTGTGTGAACGTCGGGTGTATCCCGAGCAAACATCTGTTGGCAGTCGGGGAGACCGCTGCTGCGTCGAGTGAGAATCCGTTCGAGGCCGTACAATACAGTGACGACGAACCGACGGTCGACTGGCCGACTGCACTGGACGGCACGACCGACCTCGTCGAGCAGTTCCGACGGGAGAACTACGTGGATGTCGCCGAGCACTTCGAGACGGATACCTACGAGGGGTACGGTCAGTTGGTCGACGACACGACGATCGAAGTCGTCGACGGGGCCGACGAGGGGGCACGCATCACCGGTGAGAAGCTGCTCGTCGCGACCGGGAGTTCACCGCGGGAACCACCCATCGACGGCCTCGGTGAGGTCGACTACTACACGAGCGAGACTATCCTCGAGGAGCGTGAGCTTCCCGAGCGTATCGTGATGCTCGGCGGCGGGTACATCGCGTTGGAGTGGGGCCAGATCCTACACCGCGTCGGCGTCGACGTGACTGTCCTCCAGCGTTCCGACCGGGTGCTCTCGGACACAGAGGGGCAACTCGGACGCGAGATACAGCGGGCATTCGAAGAGGATGGCATCGAGCTGGTAACCAGAAACGACTTCCAGTGTGTCTACGCAGCAGCAGCCGACGGAGGAGCCGACACGGTTCAGTCGGGTGTCGCCGTCGAGACGATTGTCGACGGCACCGAGCGGACGGTCACTGGTGACGCGCTGTTCGTCGCGACCGGTGTCCAGCCCAACAGCGAGGGCGTCGGCCTCGATACGGTGGGAGTCGAAACGGACGACGACGGCACGATCCGCGTCGACGAGCACTTCCAGACGACCAATCCCGACGTGTACGCAGCCGGCGACGTGATCGGCGAACCGGAGCTAGAGACGGTCGCAGCCAAGGAGGGCAACCACGCCGTTAAGAACGCGTTCGGGGGCGAGGGTGTCAGTATCGACTACGACGCGGTCCCGGCTGTCGTCTTCACCAGCCCCGAGGTCGCCACGGTCGGCACGACCGAACGCGAGTATATGGATGAGCACGGGACCTGTTCCTGCCGGACCATCCGGATGGAAGACGTACCGCGGGCGAAGACGGTCGAGAACACGGACGGGCTCGTCCAGGTCGTCAAACACCACGAGACCGACGAGATCGTCGGCGTCCACATGGTCGGTCCCCGCGCTGCAGATACGATTGTGGAAGCGACACTGGCCGTGAAGTTCGGACTGACCGTGGACGACATCGTCGACACGGTCCACCCGTTCCCGACGTTCAGCGAGGCGTTCAAACACGCCTGCCAGGCGTTTCGGCGGGATACTTCGGCGATGAGTTGCTGTGTGGAGTGA
- a CDS encoding DUF1097 domain-containing protein — protein MIGRRVVASELDETLALAIVFGVASVPWTYVFVAVLEIPLWPSFVASASFYAVDADGLTRLQRGLLSNLAGICYAALTLVIVDGLFGGGHVALSLVVGAFMLLASLHAAVPVLSFTPGGFFGYATLFSVHAAGASVGGLGGLPGETVATVLSMSLGATIGFVTRVGSTRLDHTHTGRSE, from the coding sequence GTGATCGGACGACGTGTCGTCGCGTCGGAGCTAGACGAGACACTGGCACTGGCGATCGTGTTCGGCGTGGCGTCGGTCCCGTGGACGTACGTGTTCGTCGCCGTCCTCGAGATCCCGCTCTGGCCGTCGTTCGTCGCGTCGGCGAGCTTCTACGCGGTCGACGCCGACGGACTCACACGACTGCAACGTGGGCTCTTGAGCAACCTCGCCGGCATCTGCTACGCAGCACTGACGCTGGTGATCGTCGACGGTTTGTTCGGCGGTGGGCACGTCGCGTTGAGTCTCGTGGTCGGCGCGTTCATGCTCCTCGCGAGTCTCCACGCGGCGGTGCCGGTCCTCTCGTTCACCCCCGGTGGGTTCTTCGGGTACGCCACGCTGTTCAGCGTCCACGCCGCCGGAGCGTCGGTCGGCGGCCTCGGAGGGCTCCCCGGTGAGACTGTGGCGACGGTCCTGTCGATGTCACTCGGGGCGACGATCGGGTTCGTGACGCGTGTCGGGAGTACTCGACTAGATCACACGCACACAGGGAGGAGCGAGTGA